The following coding sequences are from one bacterium SCSIO 12741 window:
- a CDS encoding DNA starvation/stationary phase protection protein: MNKIGLDPTQAEELADKLNDLLANYQVFYMNVRGFHWNIRGEKFFELHVKFEELYNDLLLKVDELAERVLTIGKSPVHAFTDYLEVSEIKEVKNTSDGNACVQSLLDSFEILIRKQRQLLDLSDEANDEGTNALMSDYIREQEKTVWMYSAFLG, translated from the coding sequence ATGAACAAAATAGGATTAGACCCCACTCAAGCCGAAGAATTGGCAGATAAACTCAATGACCTACTGGCAAACTATCAGGTGTTTTACATGAATGTAAGAGGATTTCACTGGAACATCCGAGGAGAAAAGTTTTTTGAACTTCATGTCAAGTTTGAAGAACTCTACAACGATCTGTTGCTGAAGGTGGACGAATTAGCCGAACGGGTGTTGACCATTGGTAAGTCGCCCGTACATGCTTTTACCGATTACCTGGAGGTATCCGAAATCAAAGAAGTAAAGAATACCAGTGATGGAAATGCCTGCGTGCAATCTCTACTGGATAGTTTTGAAATCCTAATTCGCAAGCAACGTCAATTGCTCGATTTGAGCGACGAAGCCAATGATGAAGGTACCAACGCTTTAATGAGCGATTACATCCGCGAACAGGAAAAAACCGTTTGGATGTACAGTGCCTTTTTGGGCTGA
- a CDS encoding AraC family transcriptional regulator — MSLNLWSVILVASLSQSVFLGAMFALRPTTNKRALSLLLGLLFVLFLIHINNLWYASYLYQSIPGVAGFAMGMILLIGPLIYLYVQSIVKPSFTFHTRHLLHGLPYLLVLSGLIIQDSALNEEEMRQMVDVFMAGEMPVSWPWILRFIFYASHLLFYLHLSRRVLTDSEQQDADNYQVSLAERGKWIHKMSIAFSIIALILVGATFMMLVTGKYSADGNFIITTILSLIIYLIGYQTLLHNQTVLPGFDTRYATLKIQPGTKDLLMEKLNVLFEKEKIFTDPDIKLSSLAERLNTQPHVLSRLINTQLKQSFSELLNQYRIEEFKKKALDPEFSHYSIIGIAYEVGYNSKSSFNTAFKKQTGLTPSQFLKKS, encoded by the coding sequence ATGAGCCTCAACCTCTGGTCGGTTATCCTGGTAGCGTCCCTGTCTCAATCTGTTTTTCTGGGTGCCATGTTTGCTCTTCGACCTACTACCAACAAGAGAGCTTTGAGCCTGCTTCTTGGTTTATTGTTTGTCCTGTTTCTAATCCACATCAACAACCTTTGGTACGCCAGTTATCTGTATCAGAGTATACCCGGTGTAGCAGGCTTTGCCATGGGCATGATTCTATTAATAGGCCCCTTAATTTACCTTTACGTTCAATCCATTGTTAAACCTTCTTTTACCTTTCATACCAGGCATTTGCTCCATGGCCTTCCTTATTTATTGGTTTTGTCGGGCTTAATCATCCAAGACTCGGCCTTAAACGAGGAAGAAATGCGGCAAATGGTGGATGTATTTATGGCCGGTGAAATGCCTGTGAGTTGGCCTTGGATCCTTCGTTTTATCTTCTACGCTTCTCACTTGTTGTTTTATCTGCATTTATCCCGAAGAGTATTGACCGATTCTGAGCAGCAAGATGCGGACAACTATCAGGTTTCCCTGGCCGAACGGGGAAAATGGATTCACAAAATGTCTATTGCATTTTCCATAATAGCCTTGATTTTAGTTGGCGCCACCTTTATGATGCTTGTTACCGGCAAGTATTCTGCTGATGGGAACTTTATCATTACCACGATTCTATCGCTCATCATTTACCTGATTGGCTACCAAACCTTGCTTCACAATCAAACCGTGTTGCCGGGATTTGATACTCGCTATGCCACCCTCAAAATTCAACCCGGAACCAAGGACCTATTGATGGAAAAGTTGAATGTGCTTTTTGAAAAGGAAAAAATCTTTACCGATCCGGATATCAAATTGTCATCCTTGGCTGAAAGATTGAATACTCAGCCCCATGTTCTTTCTCGGTTAATCAACACCCAATTGAAGCAAAGTTTTTCAGAGCTTTTGAATCAATACCGAATCGAAGAATTCAAGAAAAAGGCACTGGATCCCGAGTTCTCCCACTACTCTATTATTGGTATTGCCTATGAAGTGGGATACAACAGCAAGTCGTCCTTTAACACGGCTTTTAAGAAGCAAACTGGATTAACCCCTTCTCAATTTTTAAAAAAGTCCTGA